From Rubripirellula reticaptiva, the proteins below share one genomic window:
- a CDS encoding KdsC family phosphatase yields MTLPQRSDSEIAAPIRCILSDVDGVMTDGRIVYDSDGVETKRFHVRDGLAIKLWMKSGFQFGILTARSSPMVTRRATELGIVEVKQGYEDKWPAATEMMKSLGCTPDQVAYIGDDLPDLAVMHHVGLAVAPADAARDVREAADWNLETPGGEGVLREMIERLMRSNRRWEEHLPRSA; encoded by the coding sequence ATGACGCTACCTCAACGCTCTGATTCCGAAATTGCTGCCCCCATTCGATGCATCTTGTCGGATGTCGATGGCGTGATGACCGATGGACGAATCGTCTACGATTCCGACGGTGTGGAAACAAAACGTTTTCATGTTCGGGACGGTTTGGCCATCAAGTTGTGGATGAAGTCGGGGTTTCAATTTGGCATTCTGACCGCTCGTAGCAGCCCGATGGTGACGCGGCGCGCGACCGAACTGGGGATTGTCGAGGTCAAGCAGGGCTATGAAGACAAATGGCCAGCCGCGACTGAAATGATGAAATCGTTAGGTTGCACGCCCGACCAAGTTGCTTATATCGGCGACGATCTGCCCGACCTTGCCGTGATGCATCACGTTGGCTTGGCGGTCGCCCCGGCCGATGCGGCACGCGACGTTCGTGAAGCCGCCGACTGGAATTTGGAAACACCGGGTGGTGAAGGTGTGCTTCGAGAAATGATCGAACGGTTGATGAGATCCAACAGGCGATGGGAGGAGCACCTGCCACGATCGGCGTGA